Proteins co-encoded in one Helicobacter sp. 11S03491-1 genomic window:
- a CDS encoding DUF308 domain-containing protein → MKSFLSVIWFLFGLIMLICGIVSIFTPIETFFTLMLIIPIVLIIGGIVGILHYLNIKNIINAQWLLADSLLSLLFGILFIWGGIGFASIIMIYFVAFLAIFKGILGMISSFDLRKSGFGQWLWLFIISIINIIIGIIFSIHPNVASATIGVLAGIYFVFFGIISLFAWWGTKKFFFN, encoded by the coding sequence ATGAAAAGTTTTCTTAGTGTCATTTGGTTTTTATTTGGATTGATCATGCTTATATGTGGGATAGTTAGCATATTTACCCCCATAGAAACATTTTTTACTTTAATGCTTATAATCCCTATAGTTTTAATTATTGGAGGGATAGTGGGGATTTTGCATTATCTCAATATCAAAAATATCATTAATGCCCAATGGCTTTTGGCAGACAGTTTATTATCACTTCTTTTTGGAATTTTATTTATTTGGGGCGGGATAGGATTTGCTTCTATTATAATGATTTATTTTGTAGCTTTTCTGGCAATTTTTAAGGGAATTTTAGGAATGATTTCTTCTTTTGATTTAAGAAAATCAGGCTTTGGTCAATGGTTATGGTTATTTATTATTTCTATCATTAATATTATCATTGGAATAATTTTTAGCATACATCCAAATGTTGCTTCTGCTACAATTGGAGTACTTGCCGGGATTTATTTTGTCTTTTTTGGCATTATTTCTTTGTTTGCATGGTGGGGAACAAAGAAATTCTTTTTTAATTAA
- a CDS encoding Dam family site-specific DNA-(adenine-N6)-methyltransferase — protein sequence MTKLSDKQKSFHNSETKTCKINNKRYLGNKYKLLDFIKSIVKQECDGINIVADIFAGTGVVSSAFIDKKLIINDILYSNYICYIAWFDSQKYDKNKVEKYIKHYNALHIKTDNYMSDNFANTFFDQDTCRKIGYIREDIENNFQNKKINKKEWALLITSLLYSMDRIANTCGHYDAYRRDGTFDKELELLLPAPEENLQDNQLFHMDANMLVREIKADLVYIDPPYNSRQYCDIYHLLENIALWQKPEVFGIGRKMDRTKLKSDYCTVDAPKAFEDLIKNINAKYILLSYNNMETKGDNRSNARITDGDILRILKTKGEVRVFSKKYKAFTTGKSNIKGNEERLFLCICKQISKHPIQSPLNYVGGKFKLLPQILPKFPVNIKNFVDLFCGGCNVGINISAEKIIFNDTNENLINIYKVFQNIEKTKIITTIDQIIARFELSQSAINGYDFYLCRNKDGLQKYNKDGYIKLRDVFNKMTIKNNDYYLMLYVLIIFSFNNQIRFNAKGQFNLPVGKRDFNSKMRIKLSHFIDRIQKNNCEFTNLDFRKISPKAFGKDTFVYIDPPYLITCATYNEKNGWREQDEHDLLDYIHMLNTQGVRFGLSNVLTNKGKVNTTLMNWINKNNYRVINLDYSYANSNYQTKDKTSKPQEVLIVNY from the coding sequence ATGACAAAACTCTCAGATAAGCAGAAATCTTTTCATAACTCAGAAACTAAAACCTGTAAAATTAACAATAAACGTTATTTGGGAAATAAATACAAATTATTAGATTTTATAAAATCTATTGTGAAGCAAGAATGTGATGGTATAAATATCGTCGCAGACATATTTGCAGGAACTGGTGTGGTATCTTCGGCATTTATTGATAAAAAACTTATCATTAATGATATTTTATATAGTAATTATATTTGTTATATTGCTTGGTTTGATTCACAAAAATATGATAAAAATAAAGTTGAAAAATATATAAAACATTATAATGCCCTACATATCAAAACAGATAATTATATGAGCGATAATTTTGCAAATACTTTTTTTGACCAAGATACTTGTAGAAAGATTGGTTATATTCGTGAAGATATTGAAAATAATTTTCAAAATAAGAAAATAAACAAAAAAGAATGGGCATTGCTAATAACTTCTTTATTATATTCTATGGATAGAATTGCAAATACTTGTGGTCATTATGATGCTTATAGACGAGATGGAACTTTTGATAAGGAGTTAGAATTATTATTGCCTGCACCGGAAGAAAACTTGCAGGATAATCAATTGTTTCATATGGATGCCAATATGCTGGTTCGCGAAATCAAGGCAGATTTGGTTTATATTGATCCCCCCTATAATTCCAGACAATATTGTGATATATATCATTTGTTAGAAAATATTGCATTATGGCAAAAACCGGAAGTTTTTGGTATTGGGCGAAAAATGGATAGAACAAAATTAAAAAGCGATTATTGCACTGTTGATGCACCAAAAGCTTTTGAAGATTTGATCAAAAATATAAATGCAAAATATATCTTACTTTCATATAACAATATGGAAACCAAAGGGGATAATCGCTCTAATGCTCGGATAACTGATGGGGATATTTTGCGAATACTTAAAACTAAGGGTGAGGTAAGAGTATTTTCTAAAAAATACAAAGCATTCACAACGGGAAAGTCAAATATTAAGGGCAATGAAGAAAGATTATTCTTGTGTATTTGCAAACAAATATCAAAGCATCCTATCCAATCACCATTAAATTATGTTGGTGGGAAATTTAAATTATTGCCACAAATACTACCAAAATTTCCGGTAAATATAAAAAACTTTGTGGATTTGTTTTGTGGTGGGTGTAATGTTGGTATAAATATAAGCGCAGAAAAAATCATCTTCAATGATACTAATGAAAATCTAATAAATATTTATAAAGTTTTTCAAAATATAGAGAAAACAAAAATTATCACAACAATAGATCAAATCATTGCAAGGTTTGAATTATCACAAAGTGCTATCAATGGATATGATTTTTATCTATGTCGCAACAAAGATGGTTTGCAAAAATACAATAAAGATGGTTATATAAAATTACGAGATGTATTTAATAAGATGACAATAAAAAATAATGATTATTATTTGATGTTATATGTTTTAATTATATTTTCATTTAATAATCAAATTCGTTTTAATGCTAAAGGGCAATTTAATTTACCGGTTGGGAAACGGGATTTTAATTCTAAAATGCGAATAAAATTATCTCATTTTATAGATAGAATACAGAAAAATAATTGTGAATTTACAAATCTGGATTTTCGAAAAATATCACCAAAAGCATTTGGTAAGGATACTTTTGTCTATATTGATCCGCCTTATTTGATAACTTGTGCTACTTATAATGAAAAAAATGGTTGGAGAGAGCAAGATGAGCATGATTTATTAGACTATATTCATATGCTCAACACACAAGGTGTAAGATTTGGACTATCAAATGTTCTCACCAATAAAGGCAAGGTAAATACAACCCTCATGAATTGGATAAACAAAAATAATTATCGCGTGATTAACTTGGATTATTCTTATGCTAATTCCAATTATCAAACGAAAGATAAAACATCAAAACCACAAGAAGTTTTGATTGTAAATTATTAA
- a CDS encoding pyridoxal phosphate-dependent aminotransferase, translating to MYSQKIQNLSESATIAMSRLAGELKAKGRDVLSFSAGEPDFDTPQVIKDEAIRALNSGWTKYTPVAGIPELLQAISYKLQKDNKLSYTPKEILVSNGAKQSLFNAFQALIEEGDEVIIPSPYWVTYPELVIYSGGKPVFLPTNENTDFKITSKQLKEAVTPKTKILVLTTPSNPTGMVYSKNELTQIAEVLKGTNIWVVSDEMYEKLIYGVDFTSSASISEDMMQRTITVNGLSKSVAMTGWRMGYLATKDLKLIKLIDNLQSQCTSNINSITQRASIVALNGEADSDIEMMREAFEKRRNLACQLIEEISGMSALKPQGAFYLFINIKNIHKFNGDSMKFCEQLLSQEGVALVPGSAFGMDGYVRFSFACSNEQIIEGFKRITKFINS from the coding sequence ATGTATTCTCAAAAAATTCAAAATCTATCAGAATCTGCAACAATTGCTATGAGTAGATTGGCAGGAGAATTGAAGGCAAAAGGTAGGGATGTTTTGAGCTTCTCTGCAGGAGAACCTGATTTTGATACTCCTCAAGTGATTAAAGATGAGGCAATCAGGGCTTTAAATTCAGGTTGGACAAAATATACTCCTGTAGCAGGAATCCCTGAATTGCTTCAGGCAATTAGTTATAAACTTCAAAAAGATAATAAATTATCTTATACTCCTAAAGAAATTTTGGTTAGCAATGGGGCTAAGCAATCCTTATTCAATGCATTTCAAGCCTTAATAGAGGAGGGCGATGAAGTTATTATACCTTCTCCTTATTGGGTAACTTATCCGGAATTGGTTATTTATAGTGGGGGTAAGCCTGTCTTTTTGCCTACAAATGAAAATACAGATTTTAAAATTACCTCCAAACAATTAAAAGAAGCTGTCACTCCTAAAACAAAAATACTTGTTTTGACAACTCCTTCAAATCCAACAGGGATGGTTTATAGCAAAAATGAACTAACTCAGATAGCCGAAGTGTTGAAAGGAACTAATATTTGGGTAGTCAGTGATGAGATGTATGAAAAACTCATTTACGGGGTAGATTTTACATCAAGCGCTTCTATTAGTGAAGATATGATGCAACGCACTATTACGGTAAATGGATTAAGCAAATCAGTGGCAATGACAGGGTGGAGAATGGGTTATCTTGCTACCAAAGATTTAAAATTAATAAAATTAATAGATAATTTGCAAAGTCAATGCACTTCTAATATTAATTCAATCACCCAAAGGGCGTCTATAGTTGCTTTAAATGGAGAAGCAGATAGTGATATTGAAATGATGAGAGAAGCTTTTGAAAAACGACGAAATCTAGCTTGCCAATTAATAGAAGAAATAAGTGGGATGAGTGCTCTGAAACCCCAAGGAGCTTTTTATTTATTTATTAATATCAAAAATATTCATAAATTTAATGGCGATTCTATGAAGTTTTGCGAGCAGCTTTTGTCTCAAGAAGGGGTTGCATTAGTGCCCGGAAGTGCCTTTGGTATGGATGGTTATGTGCGTTTTTCATTTGCGTGTTCCAATGAGCAAATTATTGAAGGTTTTAAGAGAATTACTAAATTTATTAATTCTTGA
- a CDS encoding ABC transporter permease, giving the protein MILNAFLLAFRQIKRNYLRAFLTMLGIIIGVGSVIVMVALGNGTTKMITQRISSLGSNLLIVFPAHKLNTGGASLKRNFTPEEANIIRSRLQGIQALAPLSSSSVVAQYFGSNTQTQVNGITKDYFKVTNWELAMGIEFDDKDYINGTNVCILGESVKKALFEDKNPLGAQIKIAKTICKVIGVLEAKGQGAMGNDQDDTIVLPFKTYQKYISGKKTLYNVNRIMISLNNGIDTTKATQDLTSILRNVRHIKSGQRDSFEIMDTKEIEKMVSSTTKVLTLFLGCIAGVSLIVGGIGIMNIMLVSVTERTREIGTRLAIGASEGEVLLQFLIEAVVVSSLGGIIGIVLAFFIAWGISYMMHIPFVFYISVAIFAFLFSALIGVMFGYLPARRASGLNPIEALRYE; this is encoded by the coding sequence ATGATATTGAATGCATTTTTATTAGCCTTTAGACAAATCAAACGAAACTATTTACGCGCATTCTTGACCATGCTTGGAATTATTATTGGAGTAGGATCAGTGATTGTCATGGTTGCTCTGGGAAATGGCACGACAAAAATGATAACACAAAGGATTTCAAGCTTAGGCAGCAACCTTTTAATCGTTTTTCCTGCACACAAACTCAATACGGGCGGGGCAAGCTTAAAACGTAATTTCACCCCGGAAGAGGCAAATATCATTAGAAGTAGATTACAAGGTATTCAAGCACTTGCTCCTCTCTCAAGCAGCTCTGTTGTCGCACAATATTTTGGGTCTAACACACAAACACAGGTAAATGGTATTACAAAAGATTATTTTAAAGTTACTAACTGGGAACTTGCCATGGGTATAGAATTTGATGATAAAGACTATATAAATGGTACAAATGTATGTATATTGGGAGAAAGTGTCAAAAAAGCACTTTTTGAAGATAAAAATCCCTTAGGTGCGCAAATAAAAATAGCAAAAACTATTTGCAAAGTCATAGGCGTATTAGAAGCAAAAGGGCAGGGGGCAATGGGAAATGATCAAGATGATACTATTGTTTTACCATTCAAAACTTATCAAAAATATATAAGCGGCAAAAAAACTTTATACAATGTCAATAGAATCATGATTTCTCTCAATAATGGGATTGATACCACAAAAGCCACTCAAGACTTAACGTCAATTTTACGTAATGTACGCCATATTAAAAGTGGGCAAAGAGATAGTTTTGAGATTATGGACACTAAAGAAATAGAAAAAATGGTTTCTTCAACGACAAAAGTATTGACTTTATTTTTAGGCTGCATTGCCGGAGTAAGTTTGATTGTAGGGGGTATAGGCATTATGAACATCATGTTAGTTTCTGTTACTGAACGCACACGAGAAATTGGAACACGTCTCGCAATTGGTGCCTCAGAAGGGGAGGTACTTTTGCAATTTTTAATTGAAGCAGTTGTCGTAAGTTCTTTGGGCGGGATAATAGGGATTGTTCTTGCTTTCTTTATTGCATGGGGTATCAGCTATATGATGCATATACCTTTTGTATTTTATATTAGTGTAGCTATTTTTGCTTTTTTGTTTTCTGCGCTCATTGGAGTTATGTTTGGATATCTCCCTGCAAGGAGAGCTTCCGGACTTAATCCCATCGAAGCTCTCAGATATGAATAA
- a CDS encoding tyrosine-type recombinase/integrase, translating to MRYILESPQKDFLSNLLFWCARFIRYKMTTLSNSNIKDKKCIGMCMEKLQNNIASIDDLINTCKDARNAGLIGINTYAQPILKLYKHLSENHLTSMKQIDEEILSDFLAVQTGGLSAASKKNYRIALLGLFGYIDRQNQDNEGKSYIYNIELKNIGGIKGKSGQKLPAHLNENELEKFLEGIEKFEIPQTIRARNRLMIKIIIYTGIRVSEMLYLKNKDILPEDNVYLLNIRGKGDKYRVVMIKSCHIRSLLEEWLIERSKLTTTIQDGLLFCNQKGKALSQAYIYQIVEKILMSVGIRKKKNGAHMLRHSFATLLYQKRHDLVLVQEALGHADLNTSRIYMHFDKKRLIEAASIMDDIS from the coding sequence ATGAGATATATTTTAGAATCTCCTCAAAAAGATTTTTTATCCAATTTGTTATTTTGGTGCGCTAGATTTATTCGTTATAAAATGACGACTCTTTCTAACTCTAACATAAAAGATAAGAAATGTATTGGAATGTGTATGGAAAAACTCCAAAATAATATTGCAAGCATTGATGATTTGATTAATACTTGCAAAGATGCGCGTAATGCAGGTCTCATCGGGATAAATACTTATGCCCAACCTATTTTGAAGCTTTATAAACATTTATCTGAGAATCACTTAACCTCTATGAAACAAATTGATGAGGAAATTTTGAGTGATTTTTTAGCCGTGCAAACCGGTGGTTTAAGCGCAGCAAGTAAGAAAAATTATCGTATTGCACTTTTGGGACTTTTTGGTTATATTGATAGGCAGAATCAAGACAATGAAGGAAAATCTTATATCTATAATATTGAACTCAAGAATATTGGTGGGATCAAGGGAAAATCAGGACAAAAGTTACCTGCACATTTGAATGAGAATGAGTTAGAAAAATTTCTAGAAGGTATTGAGAAATTTGAAATACCTCAAACTATTCGGGCAAGAAATCGATTAATGATAAAAATAATTATTTATACCGGTATTCGTGTAAGTGAGATGTTGTATTTAAAAAACAAAGATATTTTACCTGAAGATAACGTCTATCTTTTGAACATCAGAGGAAAAGGCGATAAATATCGAGTAGTGATGATTAAGTCTTGCCATATTCGGAGTTTATTAGAGGAATGGCTTATAGAACGATCCAAGCTAACAACCACCATTCAAGATGGATTATTGTTTTGCAATCAAAAAGGCAAGGCATTAAGTCAGGCTTATATTTATCAGATTGTTGAAAAGATCCTTATGAGTGTAGGAATTAGAAAGAAAAAAAATGGAGCGCATATGCTAAGACATTCTTTTGCTACTTTGTTATATCAAAAACGACATGATTTGGTATTGGTGCAAGAGGCACTTGGGCATGCAGATCTAAATACAAGCAGAATTTATATGCATTTCGATAAAAAACGTCTCATAGAAGCTGCAAGCATCATGGATGATATTAGTTAA
- a CDS encoding AlwI family type II restriction endonuclease: MKEKFGIKTNQCRFQILLIQHRKYLSENESALTFNNLSAKQIKLLKDKTIDMTYKQAQDIFNAKNYKDPDMMRGRQSMNPLTKLGLIQIDKNKIIHLSNVGRKLYDGSITWDDFVLDSLLKYQLPNPTTEGFKDWNIKPFIAILHLIKRVNQLCVSYGLKSKGISTEEFGIFALSLNDYKNIDKVANDLLSYRKNFEKIHPANYKNNHEYEIASEEYMKNFIEKYLFDFNNPVKNAYEYGDSMIRYLRQTKYILFRGKYDRQYIDLEPCRMIEIDSILAVDNASNKTYTKEQWQKYMGTYGAYELPFETIDKLTKIYDSIIPDIRTLENKLGKKVKLFEKPNIKDKLKAIIKIMREYRIELKNLEIKFDYAYDTSKIEQTIKILSDLATNHKNDNMVSKPSIELEKWTNVALNIINDAESIKPNFPMGDDNEPTFTAPAGVSDIECNYGKFGVICEVTMLKGRDQWYNEGIPVMRHLRDYEDRFPNIPNYCLFIAPSIHEDTISTYWNALKYEFKGKKQRIVPITIKQLTYILSLVKQLRESRNNIYCENILDLYNRCIDVSKINNSTQWLDYIDEELEKWRSQLLQNL, from the coding sequence TTGAAGGAAAAATTTGGGATAAAGACAAATCAATGCAGGTTTCAAATACTGCTTATACAGCATCGTAAATACTTAAGTGAAAATGAAAGCGCTCTAACTTTTAATAATTTATCTGCCAAACAAATCAAATTACTAAAAGATAAGACCATAGATATGACTTACAAACAAGCACAAGACATATTTAACGCAAAAAATTACAAAGATCCGGATATGATGCGTGGTCGACAATCCATGAACCCGTTGACTAAACTAGGGTTGATACAAATTGATAAAAATAAGATAATCCATTTGAGTAATGTTGGTCGAAAACTCTATGATGGATCTATAACTTGGGATGATTTTGTCTTAGATAGTTTATTGAAATATCAATTGCCAAATCCAACAACTGAAGGGTTTAAGGATTGGAATATAAAACCATTTATTGCGATTTTACATCTCATTAAAAGAGTCAATCAATTGTGCGTTAGTTATGGATTAAAATCAAAAGGAATCTCAACGGAAGAATTTGGTATATTTGCTTTATCTTTAAATGATTATAAAAATATAGACAAAGTTGCCAATGATTTATTGTCTTATAGAAAAAATTTCGAGAAGATACATCCTGCTAATTATAAAAATAACCATGAATATGAAATCGCTTCTGAAGAATATATGAAAAATTTTATAGAAAAATATCTCTTTGACTTTAATAATCCGGTTAAAAATGCTTATGAATATGGTGATAGCATGATACGTTATTTGCGACAAACAAAGTATATTTTATTTCGTGGGAAGTATGATCGCCAATATATTGACCTTGAACCATGTCGCATGATTGAAATTGATTCAATACTTGCTGTTGATAATGCGTCCAATAAAACATACACAAAAGAACAATGGCAAAAATATATGGGAACTTATGGTGCTTATGAATTGCCATTTGAAACTATTGATAAACTTACAAAGATCTATGATTCTATTATCCCTGATATCCGTACTCTAGAGAATAAACTAGGCAAAAAAGTAAAATTATTTGAAAAACCAAACATAAAAGACAAATTAAAAGCTATAATCAAAATAATGCGTGAATATCGCATTGAATTAAAGAATTTGGAAATCAAATTTGATTATGCTTATGATACATCAAAAATTGAACAGACAATAAAAATACTCAGTGATTTAGCGACTAATCATAAAAATGATAATATGGTAAGTAAGCCATCAATCGAACTTGAAAAATGGACAAATGTTGCTCTAAATATTATCAATGATGCAGAATCTATAAAGCCAAATTTCCCTATGGGCGATGACAATGAGCCAACATTTACTGCCCCTGCCGGTGTGTCAGATATAGAATGTAATTATGGAAAGTTTGGCGTGATTTGTGAGGTTACAATGCTAAAAGGACGGGATCAATGGTATAATGAAGGAATACCGGTCATGCGTCATTTACGAGATTATGAGGATAGATTTCCAAATATACCAAACTATTGTTTGTTTATTGCTCCATCAATTCATGAAGACACTATTAGCACTTATTGGAATGCCCTCAAATATGAATTTAAAGGTAAAAAACAAAGGATTGTTCCTATTACAATCAAACAATTAACTTATATATTATCCCTTGTAAAACAGTTAAGAGAAAGTAGAAATAATATATATTGCGAAAATATATTGGATTTATATAATCGTTGTATTGATGTAAGTAAGATTAATAATTCTACTCAATGGCTTGATTATATTGATGAAGAGCTGGAGAAATGGCGATCACAGTTGTTACAAAATCTATAA
- a CDS encoding ABC transporter ATP-binding protein: MCLVKLENITKFYGSKENIFLALKGVCLQIEQGEFIALMGPSGSGKSTLANILGCLDVASDGKYHFGGVNVFELNRKQRSLLRRYYMGFIFQGFNLLSRTSALENVELPLLYRGIGKKERKIKALKALEMVGLKGWETHSSSELSGGQAQRVAIARAIVSKPLFLLADEPTGNLDTKRSVEIMEILCQLNKELGITILMVTHEPEMAAYAHREVHFLDGNIQKDSKK; encoded by the coding sequence ATGTGTTTAGTAAAGCTTGAAAATATCACAAAATTTTATGGCAGTAAAGAAAATATTTTTTTAGCACTCAAAGGAGTTTGCCTGCAAATAGAACAAGGAGAATTCATCGCATTAATGGGTCCTTCCGGCTCCGGAAAATCCACTTTGGCTAATATTTTGGGTTGCTTAGATGTTGCCAGTGATGGAAAATACCATTTTGGTGGGGTTAATGTTTTTGAACTCAACAGAAAGCAAAGATCACTTCTTAGACGATATTATATGGGATTTATTTTTCAAGGCTTCAATCTTTTATCCCGCACAAGTGCGCTTGAAAATGTAGAATTACCACTTCTATATAGGGGGATTGGCAAAAAAGAACGCAAAATAAAAGCGCTAAAAGCCTTAGAGATGGTCGGACTTAAGGGTTGGGAGACTCATAGCAGCTCAGAGCTTTCCGGTGGACAAGCCCAAAGGGTGGCCATTGCTAGAGCTATTGTTTCTAAACCTTTATTTTTATTAGCTGATGAACCTACGGGAAATTTGGACACTAAACGCAGTGTTGAAATTATGGAAATTTTATGCCAACTCAACAAGGAACTGGGGATTACAATCTTAATGGTAACTCATGAACCCGAAATGGCTGCATATGCCCATAGAGAAGTGCATTTTTTAGATGGTAATATACAAAAGGATTCTAAAAAATGA
- the folP gene encoding dihydropteroate synthase, with product MFVKRIQSQSLPQAIQKIGSDSSGAKIMNKKGEILTFEIKNLSLPATMILKQEAISVGGDFATHKECILAKKSHYDGVLIGTKIQIERIVAKCKIQPFNLKELADTLCGHLKNSFSCSPQIMAIINITPDSFFDQSRCDSQEAIKKIYSFIEKGVKFIDIGAASSRPGSELIESFEEIKRLREVIKEIYVSNLFKEAIFSIDTYNPQTADFALSYGFGMVNDISGYKHPDMAKITSQYKAKAVLMHSRGTPKDMQQFIDYENLFAHLDEFFEQKIQYLKSYGIDDITLDVGFGFAKEKSQNLSLIKHLGHFLHFGYPLLIGASRKHTIGLITQKEVSDRMAGTLALHLMAIENGAQILRVHDVEEHLDMLRVYEALKKNDE from the coding sequence ATGTTCGTCAAAAGAATTCAATCTCAATCACTCCCTCAAGCGATACAAAAAATTGGTAGTGACAGCAGTGGCGCAAAAATTATGAATAAAAAAGGAGAAATTTTAACATTTGAAATAAAAAATCTTTCATTGCCTGCGACCATGATTCTTAAACAAGAGGCTATAAGTGTTGGAGGAGATTTTGCCACCCATAAAGAATGTATTTTGGCAAAAAAATCTCACTATGATGGGGTGTTGATTGGAACAAAAATTCAGATTGAGAGAATTGTGGCTAAATGCAAGATTCAACCTTTTAATCTCAAGGAATTAGCAGATACTCTTTGCGGGCATCTTAAAAATAGTTTTTCTTGCTCGCCTCAAATCATGGCAATTATTAATATTACGCCGGATAGTTTTTTTGATCAAAGCAGGTGTGATTCCCAAGAAGCTATCAAAAAGATCTATTCTTTTATTGAAAAAGGTGTGAAATTCATTGATATAGGGGCAGCAAGTTCAAGACCCGGAAGTGAATTAATAGAATCTTTTGAAGAAATTAAAAGATTAAGGGAAGTTATTAAAGAAATTTATGTAAGTAATCTTTTTAAAGAAGCTATTTTTAGTATTGATACTTATAATCCACAAACTGCTGATTTTGCACTCTCTTACGGGTTTGGCATGGTTAATGATATTAGTGGTTATAAGCATCCGGATATGGCAAAAATAACTTCTCAATACAAAGCAAAAGCAGTTTTGATGCATTCTAGAGGAACTCCAAAAGATATGCAACAATTTATTGATTATGAGAATTTATTTGCACATTTAGATGAGTTTTTTGAACAAAAAATACAATACCTAAAATCATACGGGATTGACGATATTACATTAGATGTCGGTTTTGGTTTTGCCAAAGAAAAATCTCAAAATTTGTCTCTTATTAAGCACTTAGGACATTTTTTGCATTTTGGATATCCTCTTCTTATAGGGGCAAGTAGAAAACATACAATCGGACTTATTACTCAAAAAGAAGTTTCAGATAGGATGGCAGGAACATTAGCCCTTCATCTTATGGCTATTGAAAATGGTGCTCAAATTTTACGTGTTCATGATGTAGAGGAACATCTTGATATGCTTAGGGTTTATGAAGCTTTGAAGAAAAATGATGAATAA
- a CDS encoding DNA polymerase III subunit delta' gives MQSYTGKIVLNNDIYKEIEKQSVLIQDEFLRVFDRDEFKIEDSHEVIAEAYLTSGEVKTIIIAANSFNHFAQNALLKVLEEPPNNTRFLLIAKNKTAFLPTIRSRLPLEDKREKKKNDSLRLDVKNLSLKIIYDFLKELESQNNNSRDMTKQKIQALLFMLEQNGVQLDEYELKNFDEALMANQNYQRDIYVFLPLLLMVLRKIKISRKG, from the coding sequence ATGCAAAGTTATACCGGAAAGATTGTATTAAATAATGATATTTATAAAGAGATTGAAAAGCAAAGTGTTTTGATTCAAGATGAATTTTTACGTGTTTTTGATCGTGATGAGTTCAAAATAGAAGATTCTCATGAAGTCATAGCAGAAGCCTATCTCACATCCGGAGAAGTAAAAACTATTATAATTGCTGCTAATTCCTTTAATCATTTTGCACAAAATGCATTGCTCAAAGTTCTTGAAGAACCTCCAAATAACACTCGTTTTTTATTGATTGCAAAAAACAAAACAGCTTTTTTGCCGACAATCAGATCTCGACTTCCCTTGGAGGACAAAAGAGAGAAGAAAAAAAATGATAGCTTAAGACTTGATGTAAAAAATTTATCTCTCAAAATAATTTATGATTTTTTAAAGGAGCTTGAATCTCAAAATAATAATTCAAGAGACATGACAAAACAAAAGATTCAAGCTTTGTTATTTATGCTGGAACAAAATGGAGTGCAATTAGATGAATATGAATTGAAAAATTTTGATGAAGCGCTCATGGCTAACCAAAATTATCAAAGAGATATTTATGTGTTTTTACCTCTTTTGTTGATGGTATTGCGTAAAATAAAAATATCCAGGAAGGGATAA